In the genome of Aspergillus luchuensis IFO 4308 DNA, chromosome 2, nearly complete sequence, one region contains:
- the XYL1 gene encoding aldo/keto reductase (COG:C;~EggNog:ENOG410PFWU;~InterPro:IPR018170,IPR020471,IPR036812,IPR023210;~PFAM:PF00248;~go_function: GO:0016491 - oxidoreductase activity [Evidence IEA];~go_process: GO:0055114 - oxidation-reduction process [Evidence IEA]): protein MASPTVKLNSGYDMPLVGFGLWKVNNDTCADQIYHAIKEGYRLFDGACDYGNEVEAGQGVARAIKDGLVKREELFIVSKLWNSFHDGDRVEPICRKQLADWGIDYFDLYIVHFPISLKYVDPAVRYPPGWMSENDKLEFGNATIQETWTAMESLVDKKLARSIGISNFSAQLVMDLLRYARIRPATLQIEHHPYLTQTRLVEYAQKEGLTVTAYSSFGPLSFLELSVQNAVDTPPLFEHQLVKGIAEKHGRTPAQVLLRWATQRGVAVIPKSNNPQRLKQNLDVTGWNLEEEEIKAIAGLDRGLRFNDPLGYGLYAPIF, encoded by the exons ATGGCCTCTCCCACCGTCAAGCTAAACAGCGGCTACGACATGCCCCTCGTGGGCTTCGGTCTCTGGAAGGTGAACAACGACACCTGCGCGGACCAGATCTACCACGCCATCAAGGAAGGATACCGTCTGTTTGACGGCGCCTGCG ACTACGGCAACGAAGTCGAAGCCGGCCAAGGTGTCGCGCGGGCCATCAAAGACGGTCTGGTCAAGCGCGAAGAGctcttcatcgtctccaaGCTATGGAACAGCTTCCACGACGGCGACCGCGTAGAACCCATCTGCCGCAAACAGCTCGCCGACTGGGGCATCGACTACTTCGACCTGTACATCGTGCACTTCCCCATCTCACTGAAATACGTCGACCCTGCGGTTCGCTACCCGCCGGGCTGGATGTCCGAGAACGACAAGCTGGAGTTCGGCAACGCCACGATCCAAGAGACCTGGACGGCGATGGAGTCGCTCGTGGACAAGAAGCTCGCTCGTAGCATCGGTATTAGTAACTTCTCTGCGCAGCTGGTCATGGATCTGCTGCGGTATGCGCGCATTCGTCCTGCTACGCTGCAGATCGAGCATCATCCCTACCTCACGCAGACGAGACTGGTTGAGTATGCCCAGAAGGAGGGGTTGACAGTCACGGCGTATAGTTCTTTCGGACCGTTGAGTTTCCTCGAGTTGAGCGTGCAGAATGCGGTGGATACGCCGCCGTTGTTCGAGCATCAGCTTGTTAAGGGCATTGCGGAGAAGCATGGACGCACACCGGCGCAGGTGTTGTTGAGGTGGGCTACGCAGAGGGGCGTGGCGGTTATTCCGAAGAGTAACAACCCTCAGCGGTTGAAGCAGAACCTGGATGTTACCGGGTGGaatttggaggaggaggagatcaaggctaTTGCTGGGTTGGATCGCGGGTTGCGGTTCAATGATCCTTTGGGA TACGGACTCTACGCTCCTATTTTCTAA
- the abaA gene encoding transcription factor AbaA (COG:K;~EggNog:ENOG410PSAR;~InterPro:IPR038096,IPR000818;~PFAM:PF01285;~go_function: GO:0003700 - DNA-binding transcription factor activity [Evidence IEA];~go_process: GO:0006355 - regulation of transcription, DNA-templated [Evidence IEA]), producing the protein MAHWQTGCIVPQHQSALESIGAHTDRALQNTSGNVQTYSDNLADSSTVGRDDQLQQLAFKYPQPPVPTHPVPTVPTTLQPPQNLRLQSKKLRRLHSFGPSLIGPRSRPRSYLRSSKYLEYRSRPRRDTGKDGEPVWSDELEDAFQQALEANPPMGRRKWSERGKSYGRNELIAEFIYKKTGKRRTRKQVSSHLQVLDSFLKGDPDWERLVREEANVRSNNQHPPAGPRWGPAMDPPLSSHYGTHLHPTYHDPMRQAYGELPPTPFSMNASWPESNFSTIQGLGFGMWVNEPDKNDRIEDASHIYSRLQDDQRHPVAPISLNEIRNWQTSFPYLNSLMANSNGSLDCDIILIESNLKLMDDFPAARSKLGIHLELDFAQASAAGAPILSEMENWSSKIYMYENGQEIYQGRQEVARPTHTATHTKVKPHFESKWWANRFTKLTQDQKLAEDAGHHGHEQAREFLRHLTVVQEIRAMTPYSSRRMSNPYSGHPVSEKKRVAIILWKFRQTLPRDVVGTTTWRRVVSSDRIPHASPKAATGIDLPPPMSLADSILLNRPGPNVYHQPQPHELLHNNGVSQNPWPLYSTGQESVAQMFNAPFDFMSPLPKQEDRLNDKIAVTLGLDGFPSLQSHDISQPTSLNGPNSGTSILSMPEVPLSHSSHGPYSLEHDSHYVHSQPLGVNVHDNNALLNGMLVTSAQSIDDMNNSQASWMPPTTAMSGDIPGSHYPHIGFPSSEHHVAVPREPNPSHSYDFMPEELDKWPSSLPTDMNGGAHEHAHSYTASNTVQAV; encoded by the exons ATGGCGCACTGGCAAACGGGGTGTATTGTGCCTCAACACCAGTCAGCTCTTGAGAGCATCGGTGCCCATACGGACAGGGCCCTGCAGAACACCTCTGGGAACGTCCAGACATACTCTGACAACCTAGCCGACAGCAGCACTGTTGGTCGTGACgaccagctgcagcaacttGCCTTCAAGTATCCTCAACCCCCAGTTCCAACACATCCAGTGCCCACTGTTCCCACCACCCTTCAGCCCCCTCAGAACCTCCGGCTCCAGAGCAAGAAGCTCCGGCGCCTGCATTCATTTGGGCCCAGCCTAATCGGTCCTCGTAGCAGGCCCAGAAGCTATCTCAGGTCCAGCAAGTATCTGGAGTACAGGTCCCGTCCTCGTCGAGACACTGGCAAAGATGGGGAACCGGTATGGTCGGACGAGCTTGAAGACGCGTTTCAACAAG CTCTCGAGGCGAATCCGCCAATGGGCAGACGGAAATGGTCCGAGCGAGGAAAGTCATATGGTCGAAATGAGCTCATTGCTGAGTTCATCTACAAGAAAACTGGTAAACGAAGAACTCGAAAGCAAGTCTCCAGCCACCTCCAAGTCCTCGACTCGTTCCTCAAAGGAGACCCCGATT GGGAGCGACTCGTACGAGAAGAGGCGAACGTCCGCTCGAACAACCAACATCCGCCCGCTGGTCCAAGATGGGGGCCTGCCATGGATCCTCCCTTGTCAAGTCATTATGGCACTCACCTCCACCCCACCTATCATGACCCTATGAGGCAGGCCTATGGAGAACTGCCGCCTACCCCGTTTTCCATGAACGCCAGCTGGCCCGAGAGCAACTTCAGTACTATCCAAGGCCTCGGGTTCGGTATGTGGGTAAACGAGCCAGACAAGAACGACCGTATTGAGGACGCGAGCCATATCTACAGTCGCCTTCAAGACGACCAGCGGCATCCGGTAGCACCGATCTCTTTGAATGAGATCAGGAACTGGCAAACATCCTTTCCTTACCTTAATTCGCTGATGGCGAATTCAAATGGGTCGCTGGACTGTGACATTATCCTAATCGAATCCAACCtgaagttgatggatgaCTTCCCGGCTGCTCGCTCTAAACTCGGCATTCACTTGGAATTAGATTTCGCTCAGGCTAGTGCGGCTGGAGCTCCGATTCTCAGTGAGATGGAGAATTGGTCCTCCAAGATCTACATGTATGAGAATGGACAAGAGATCTATCAAGGCCGGCAAGAAGTTGCGAGGCCAACGCACACCGCGACGCACACCAAGGTGAAGCCTCACTTTGAATCCAAATGGTGGGCGAATCGCTTCACCAAGCTCACGCAAGATCAAAAGCTGGCCGAGGATGCTGGACACCATGGCCACGAGCAAGCTCGGGAGTTCCTCCGCCACCTGACCGTAGTTCAGGAGATTCGAGCTATGACACCCTACAGCTCGCGGAGAATGTCCAACCCCTACTCTGGACATCCAGTGAGTGAGAAAAAGAGGGTGGCAATCATTCTCTGGAAATTCCGACAGACGCTGCCCCGCGACGTAGTTGGCACTACAACATGGCGTAGAGTGGTTTCGTCGGATCGAATCCCTCATGCAAGCCCCAAAGCAGCGACGGGCATcgatctccctcccccaatgTCGCTTGCTGACTCCATACTCCTGAACCGGCCGGGTCCTAACGTTTACCATCAACCCCAGCCGCACGAACTCCTTCACAACAATGGAGTTTCCCAAAACCCTTGGCCTCTGTATTCGACAGGCCAGGAGAGCGTTGCACAGATGTTCAACGCACCTTTTGATTTCATGAGTCCCCTTCCCAAGCAAGAAGACCGCCTTAACGATAAGATCGCTGTGACCTTGGGTCTGGATGGCTTCCCAAGCCTCCAATCACATGATatcagccagccaaccagcCTCAACGGGCCCAACAGTGGCACAAGCATTCTTAGCATGCCAGAGGTTCCTTTGTCGCATTCCTCTCATGGTCCATACAGCCTTGAGCATGATAGCCACTATGTCCACAGCCAGCCACTTGGGGTTAATGTGCACGACAACAACGCCCTGCTGAACGGCATGCTGGTGACGAGCGCACAGTCTATCGACGATATGAACAACAGCCAGGCATCCTGGATGCCACCAACCACCGCAATGTCTGGGGACATACCCGGCAGCCACTACCCGCACATTGGCTTCCCGTCATCCGAGCACCACGTTGCGGTGCCCCGTGAGCCAAATCCAAGCCACAGCTATGATTTTATGCCCGAGGAGCTCGATAAGTGGCCGAGCAGCCTGCCGACCGATATGAATGGAGGAGCGCATGAGCACGCGCACTCCTACACCGCGAGTAATACAGTACAGGCCGTTTAA
- the mrd1 gene encoding RNA-binding ribosome biosynthesis protein MRD1 (COG:A;~EggNog:ENOG410PFH8;~InterPro:IPR000504,IPR035979,IPR012677,IPR034482;~PFAM:PF13893,PF00076;~go_function: GO:0003676 - nucleic acid binding [Evidence IEA]): MESTRVFVSGLPPTLSDDQLRKHFATRFQVTDAHVLPKRRIGFVGFKNHEAAQQAVSYFNKTYMKMSKISVDIAKPIDAEPTRKAGKHDKISAGDAADTSLKRKRDGESAPQDARLQEYLSVMQHSSKTKTWANDDVPKPPELDSPAEQPAEVEEQPQELTYAQRKKAKLGDDHDRSQEMHTADREAHGSPEPMVVDHSGEGNAEAPAEQDDTVAETEAPAVSDADWLRSKTSRLLGLLDEEEQADFDAAAQQKEPAAPEEAEDPGADSRDAQIVAPAATEAKTVQEPQVDTNIDGIRLSARLFVRNLAYDTSESDLEPLFAPFGRIEEIHVAFDTRVNTSKGFAYIQYLDADAAVEAYKNLDGKHFQGRLMHILPAAAKKTYKIDDAELAKLPLKKQKQIKKKMDASSSTFSWNSLYMNTDAVMSSVAERLGVSKADLLDPTSSDAAVKQAHAETHVIQETKAYFSANGVNIEAFKQRERGNTAILVKNFSYGVKTDELRKMFEPFGQITRLLMPPSGTIAIVEFSRPDEAQKAFKGLAYRKLGDSILFLEKAPKDLFDAAAVPQKATIETKAVSQGFSTADTFAADEVDDLTPTTTLFVKNLNFATTTQSFVDLFRPLDGFVSAKIKTKPDPKHPGQTLSMGFGFVEFRSKAQAQSALAAMNGYKLDQHELVVRVSHRGMDAAEERRREDTAKKVAARRTKIIIKNLPFQATKKDVRSLFGAYGQLRSVRVPKKFDRSARGFGFADFVSAREAENAMDALKNTHLLGRKLVLEFANEEAIDAEEEIKQIEKKVGEQMDRVKLQKLAGPGRKKFTVGAQDGEED; the protein is encoded by the exons ATGGAGAGCACCAGAGTATTTGTCTCTGGCCTTCCGCCAACCTTATCTGATGATCAATTGAGGAAGCACTTCGCTACTCGCTTCCAAGTCACAGACGCTCATGTATTGCCTAAGCGCAGGATTGGCTTCGTGGGCTTCAAGAACCATGAGGCCGCCCAGCAGGCTGTGTCTTACTTCAATAAGACTTACATGAAGATGTCCAAAATCTCAGTAGACATTGCTAAGCCG ATCGATGCCGAACCCACTCGCAAAGCTGGAAAACATGATAAGATCTCTGCAGGCGACGCCGCAGATACTTCCCTCAAGCGTAAACGGGATGGCGAAAGCGCCCCGCAAGACGCTCGCTTGCAAGAGTATCTCTCTGTAATGCAACATTCGTCTAAGACTAAAACATGGGCAAATGATGATGTGCCCAAACCGCCGGAGCTTGACTCACCTGCAGAACAGCCCGCTGAAGTAGAGGAGCAACCTCAGGAGCTTACATATGCAcaaaggaagaaggcgaagctTGGCGATGACCATGATCGCTCTCAGGAGATGCACACAGCTGATCGCGAAGCCCATGGATCACCCGAACCCATGGTGGTAGACCACAGTGGGGAAGGCAACGCCGAGGCCCCGGCAGAGCAGGATGATACTGTCGCCGAGACCGAGGCGCCAGCTGTTTCGGATGCGGACTGGCTCCGGTCCAAGACAAGTCGCCTTCTTGGTCTgcttgatgaggaagagcaggCGGATTTCGACGCTGCTGCGCAGCAGAAGGAACCCGCAGctccagaagaagcagaggacCCAGGTGCTGACTCTAGGGATGCCCAGATTGTCGCTCCCGCGGCCACTGAAGCCAAGACGGTTCAGGAGCCGCAGGTCGACACGAATATCGACGGCATTCGTCTATCTGCACGTCTGTTCGTGCGAAACCTTGCTTACGACACGTCGGAGTCAGATCTCGAACCGCTATTTGCTCCTTTCGGACGAATTGAAGAG ATCCATGTGGCTTTCGATACCAGGGTTAATACCAGCAAGGGGTTTGCCTACATTCAGTATCTCGACGCAGATGCGGCCGTAGAGGCCTACAAGAATCTCGACGGAAAGCATTTCCAAGGTCGCTTGATGCATATTCTGCCAGCAGCTGCGAAGAAGACTTACAAgattgatgatgctgagCTGGCGAAACTGCCtttgaaaaagcaaaagcaaatcaaaaagaagatggatgcCTCGTCTTCTACGTTTAGCTGGAACTCTCTTTACATGAAC ACGGATGCCGTTATGTCTTCAGTAGCTGAGCGACTTGGTGTTTCCAAAGCGGATCTTTTGGATCCTACTTCATCTGACGCTGCTGTGAAGCAGGCCCACGCTGAAACCCACGTAATCCAAGAAACGAAAGCTTACTTCTCAGCTAATGGGGTTAATATTGAAGCCTTCAAGCAGCGGGAGCGTGGAAACACTGCTATCCTTGTAAAGAACTTCTCGTACGGCGTCAAGACTGATGAGCTCAGGAAAATGTTCGAACCATTCGGGCAAATAACGAGGTTACTCATGCCCCCTAGTGGAACGATAGCTATCGTGGAGTTTTCGAGACCAGATGAGGCTCAGAAAGCTTTCAAGGGACTTGCCTACCGGAAACTCGGAGACTCTATCCTCTTCCTGGAGAAGGCTCCCAAGGATCTGTTTGATGCTGCAGCCGTGCCACAGAAGGCAACCATAGAGACCAAGGCCGTCTCTCAAGGCTTCTCCACTGCTGACACTTTCGCGGCAGATGAGGTTGATGACCTTACGCCCACTACAACCCTCTTCGTAAAGAACCTCAACTTTGCTACTACGACCCAGAGTTTTGTGGACTTATTCCGGCCACTGGATGGCTTTGTGTCTGCTAAGATCAAGACTAAGCCTGACCCTAAGCATCCCGGACAGACGCTCAGCATGGGTTTCGGTTTCGTGGAGTTCAGGTCGAAAGCTCAGGCCCAATCTGCGCTTGCCGCCATGAATGGCTACAAGCTTGATCAGCATGAACTGGTAGTTAGGGTGTCTCACCGTGGAATGGATGCGGCTGAAGAGCGGAGGCGTGAAGATACCGCGAAGAAGGTTGCGGCCAGAAGGACGAAGATCATCATTAAGAACTTGCCGTTCCAGGCCACCAAGAAGGACGTTCGGTCACTCTTTGGAGCCTATGGGCAACTGCGCTCTGTGCGGGTTCCTAAGAAGTTTGACAGATCGGCTCGCGGTTTCGGTTTTGCGGATTTTGTAAGCGCTCGCGAAGCGGAAAACGCTATGGACGCGTTGAAGAATACCCATCTTCTGGGCAGAAAGCTGGTCCTGGAGTTTGCAAACGAGGAGGCGATCGATGCCGAGGAAGAAATCAAGCAGATCGAAAAGAAAGTAGGGGAACAGATGGACAGGGTCAAGCTACAAAAGCTTGCCGGGCCTGGGCGCAAGAAGTTCACTGTAGGGGCCCAGGACGGCGAAGAGGACTAA
- the DYN2 gene encoding dynein light chain DYN2 (COG:Z;~EggNog:ENOG410PRDG;~InterPro:IPR019763,IPR037177,IPR001372;~PFAM:PF01221;~go_component: GO:0005875 - microtubule associated complex [Evidence IEA];~go_component: GO:0030286 - dynein complex [Evidence IEA];~go_process: GO:0007017 - microtubule-based process [Evidence IEA]) codes for MASEKKDKLEAQIKSVDMTEDMQQEAVEVAIEAMDKYHIEKDIAQYIKREFDSRKGATWHCVVGRNFGSFVTHETKHFIYFYLGHCAILLFKTQ; via the exons ATGGCTAGCGAAAAGAAGGATAAGCTTGAGG CGCAGATCAAGTCCGTCGATATG ACGGAGGATATGCAGCAGGAGGCTGTTGAAGTTG CAATTGAGGCAATGGACAAGTACCACATTGAGAAG GATATTGCTCAATACATCAAGCGAGAG TTCGATTCGCGCAAGGGTGCGACATGGCACTGTGTCGTCGGGAGGAACTTTGGCAGCTTCGTCACGCATG AGACGAAACACTTCATCTACTTCTACCTCGGGCACTGCGCCATTCTCCTTTTCAAGACCCAATGA